Proteins encoded together in one Anaerococcus murdochii window:
- the dut gene encoding dUTP diphosphatase: MKENILKIKTEGQIPAYATKHSAGIDLYCKSDEDIIIKAKETVKIHTGVYVEIPEGYFGAVYPRSSTGVKKHLILANTVGIIDSDYRGELMIFFYNYGEEKQIIENGDRLAQLVIQPYMQCEIQKVDDLADSERGEGGFGSTGK; the protein is encoded by the coding sequence ATGAAAGAAAACATTTTAAAAATAAAAACTGAAGGTCAAATCCCAGCTTACGCAACAAAACATTCAGCAGGAATAGATTTATATTGCAAAAGCGACGAGGATATTATAATAAAAGCTAAAGAAACAGTCAAAATACATACAGGAGTCTATGTAGAAATTCCAGAAGGATATTTTGGGGCGGTTTACCCAAGGTCTTCAACTGGTGTTAAAAAACATCTAATACTTGCAAATACTGTGGGTATCATTGATTCGGACTACAGGGGAGAACTGATGATTTTCTTCTATAATTACGGTGAAGAAAAACAAATTATAGAAAATGGAGACAGACTAGCCCAACTAGTTATTCAACCATATATGCAATGCGAAATACAAAAAGTCGATGATCTTGCCGATAGCGAAAGAGGCGAAGGCGGCTTTGGATCTACTGGTAAATAA
- the mutS gene encoding DNA mismatch repair protein MutS, which yields MTSKFKYEKLTPMLRHYVDVKNDFKDALLLYRVGDFYETFFDDAIITAKVLSLTLTGKECGHVDRAPMCGVPHHVIDTYVNRLVKKGYKVALCDQIEDPKEAKGLVKRAITRVITPGTLTDIESLDNKENNYLLSIFENEYGLAMVYCDISTGKLVGLEIKTLSQNIGKKAIDQIEKINPSEIVLASNFKNDDIKKYLNLNNQIFINYIDFTTDYENRVRTINDYLGKDNLEKIKDKRLIIVALANLLDYIYKYYEEKLDHINDIEVIKINEFMEVEANTRKNLELTRNLSTNNKENTLISILDKADTVMGSRMIHDWLERPLIDKGKINRRLDLVEGFYKDNILSRNVSNLLDNVYDLERILAKISYKRANARDIISLKNSLRDIPKLKKIITDSSNTLIKNLGYNLPDIDDVYKLIDESIVDEPPINITEGGLIKVNYDEGLDKLKEMADSAEDRLIDYENEQRDLTGIKNLKVIYNKNNGYSIEVTKTNTDKVDSSYIRKQTLKNQERYTTEELENISSMILNGKEKINQLEYEIFNKIIEEILNSTLRLQSLSKMIANIDSLNAFSKIAHKYSYCRPEITEENEIIIKDGRHPVIEINLDENEFIANDTNIGQDNNLIQIITGPNMAGKSTYMRQMALIIIMAQIGSFVPASHAKIGICDKIFSRIGASDNISKGESTFMLEMNEVSNIIKNSTEKSFVILDEVGRGTSSDDGLSIAMALVEYLSKHKKVKTVFATHFHELTILENELNNVRNLKIEILEENNNLVFLRKIKKGKSDRSYGIEVAKLSGLPEEILNNAKNIMEKLSNEDFFDVNKSEEIKNSLEDIKDKKITELKNLTDNININELTPLEAMNQLNILIERIGEI from the coding sequence ATGACTAGTAAATTTAAGTATGAAAAATTAACACCGATGTTAAGGCATTATGTAGATGTTAAAAACGATTTTAAAGATGCCCTCCTTTTATATAGGGTAGGGGATTTTTATGAAACATTTTTTGATGATGCTATAATTACCGCAAAGGTTTTGTCTTTAACACTTACAGGCAAGGAATGTGGCCATGTTGATAGGGCTCCAATGTGTGGAGTTCCTCACCATGTTATAGATACCTACGTTAATAGACTTGTAAAGAAAGGCTATAAGGTTGCCCTTTGTGATCAAATCGAAGATCCCAAGGAAGCTAAGGGCCTTGTAAAAAGAGCCATTACTAGGGTCATCACTCCTGGTACCTTAACTGATATAGAATCTTTAGATAATAAAGAAAATAACTACCTCTTATCAATTTTTGAAAATGAATATGGTCTTGCTATGGTCTATTGTGATATTTCTACAGGAAAACTTGTAGGTCTTGAAATAAAGACATTAAGCCAAAATATTGGCAAAAAAGCTATAGACCAGATTGAAAAGATTAATCCTTCGGAAATAGTTTTAGCTAGTAATTTTAAAAATGATGATATAAAAAAATACCTTAATTTAAATAATCAAATTTTTATAAACTATATTGATTTTACAACAGACTATGAAAATAGAGTACGTACTATAAATGATTATCTTGGCAAAGATAACCTTGAAAAAATAAAGGATAAGAGACTCATAATTGTTGCACTAGCAAATCTTCTAGACTATATCTATAAATATTACGAGGAGAAACTCGACCATATAAATGACATTGAAGTTATAAAAATCAATGAATTTATGGAAGTTGAGGCAAATACAAGAAAAAACCTTGAACTTACAAGAAATTTATCAACAAATAATAAAGAAAACACCCTAATAAGTATATTAGATAAGGCCGATACAGTTATGGGTTCAAGGATGATACATGACTGGCTAGAAAGACCTTTGATTGATAAAGGCAAAATCAACAGAAGGCTTGACCTGGTTGAAGGTTTTTATAAGGATAATATCCTTTCTAGAAATGTATCAAACCTCTTAGATAATGTCTACGACCTTGAAAGAATCCTTGCAAAAATCTCTTATAAAAGAGCAAATGCTAGGGATATAATCTCTCTTAAGAATTCTCTTAGAGATATTCCAAAACTTAAGAAAATCATTACTGACTCATCTAATACCTTAATAAAAAATCTAGGCTATAACCTACCTGATATTGATGATGTCTATAAACTTATTGATGAGTCAATAGTCGATGAACCACCGATAAATATAACTGAGGGCGGACTTATAAAAGTTAACTATGATGAGGGACTAGACAAATTAAAAGAAATGGCAGATTCTGCTGAAGATAGGTTAATTGATTATGAAAATGAGCAGAGGGACCTTACTGGCATTAAAAATCTTAAAGTAATTTATAACAAGAACAACGGATACTCTATTGAAGTTACCAAGACTAATACTGATAAGGTTGATTCATCATATATTCGAAAGCAAACGCTTAAAAATCAAGAGAGATATACTACAGAGGAACTTGAAAATATTTCTTCTATGATATTAAATGGGAAGGAAAAAATCAACCAACTAGAATATGAAATTTTCAACAAAATAATAGAAGAAATTTTAAACTCAACACTTAGACTTCAAAGTCTTTCTAAGATGATTGCAAATATAGATAGTTTAAATGCTTTTTCAAAAATAGCCCACAAGTATTCATACTGCAGGCCAGAAATTACCGAAGAAAATGAAATAATTATTAAGGACGGAAGACACCCTGTAATTGAGATAAATCTTGATGAGAATGAGTTTATAGCAAATGATACTAACATTGGTCAAGATAACAATCTCATCCAGATTATAACTGGGCCAAATATGGCTGGTAAATCGACTTATATGAGACAGATGGCACTTATAATAATAATGGCACAAATTGGATCTTTTGTTCCAGCTAGCCATGCTAAAATCGGTATTTGCGATAAAATTTTTTCAAGGATCGGAGCAAGTGATAATATTTCAAAGGGTGAATCTACCTTCATGCTTGAAATGAATGAAGTTTCAAATATCATTAAAAATTCAACTGAAAAATCTTTTGTAATCCTAGACGAAGTTGGTAGGGGAACAAGTTCTGATGATGGCCTAAGTATTGCTATGGCCCTTGTTGAATACTTATCCAAGCATAAAAAAGTAAAAACAGTATTTGCGACACATTTTCATGAGCTTACAATACTTGAAAATGAACTTAATAACGTTAGAAATCTAAAGATTGAAATACTTGAAGAAAACAATAATTTGGTGTTTCTTAGAAAAATAAAAAAAGGAAAGTCTGATAGGTCTTATGGTATTGAAGTAGCAAAACTAAGTGGACTTCCAGAAGAAATACTTAATAACGCAAAAAATATCATGGAAAAACTTTCAAATGAAGATTTCTTTGATGTAAACAAAAGCGAAGAAATTAAAAATTCACTAGAAGATATTAAAGATAAGAAAATTACAGAACTTAAAAATTTAACGGACAATATTAATATTAACGAATTAACACCACTAGAAGCTATGAACCAACTTAATATACTAATTGAAAGAATTGGGGAGATATAA
- the mutL gene encoding DNA mismatch repair endonuclease MutL: MSIIKLDKDTVEKIAAGEVIESPLSIIKELVENSIDAGSRNITVEIKNGGKSYIRVTDDGVGIAREDIDLAFQKHATSKISKFDDLYTIASLGFRGEALPSIASVSKVVAISKTEDSEIGTKLDLTTKKNKKSSIATNKGTNIIVEDLFYNMPARRKFLKSDMAEANKISKLMYAFAIGYKNISFKYIKDDRIQFQSNPNLNLKLKISDLLDNLLEENLIELHAKNSSYKITGEIGLPNYYRGNRSMQYIFVNDRLVEDEEITKIIEDQYQGLIPQGRFPAFFIFIYTDPKNIDVNIHPNKKLVKYSYEDELLELIIDNVKNLLKAKQEIQSINIKENKKDEFLDFTDYKAILDKYSPTNTLVREDEEAYDNEIEAKNSNFFDSNKEFDFEFLKEDEKVNEDSFVEDIEIPTYKTSIFRRYSIFEDQDRVFILDHRKAQEKIKMSEFLKDFKANKVASQLLLEPIRMHLNKIDVERFETKHSLFQRLGFDVELISENSILIREIPMIFNQPENDKFFYEILDLDNNISDELITSRLRKLVKSLSFRKGYTINKNEAIELYKNLMKEENPYNTYDGNATIISLEDKDLEKYFER, from the coding sequence ATGTCAATTATAAAACTTGATAAAGACACAGTAGAAAAAATTGCTGCTGGTGAAGTAATAGAATCTCCGCTATCAATCATAAAAGAATTAGTTGAAAATTCAATAGATGCAGGCAGTAGAAATATTACTGTGGAAATTAAAAATGGTGGTAAATCTTATATAAGAGTTACTGACGATGGTGTAGGGATTGCTAGGGAAGATATTGACTTAGCCTTTCAAAAACACGCCACAAGTAAGATTAGTAAGTTTGATGATCTCTACACAATTGCTTCCCTTGGCTTTAGAGGTGAGGCTCTCCCAAGTATCGCCTCTGTGAGTAAAGTTGTTGCTATTTCTAAGACAGAAGATTCTGAAATTGGGACAAAACTTGACCTTACTACAAAAAAAAATAAAAAATCTTCAATCGCTACAAATAAGGGTACAAACATTATTGTAGAGGATTTATTCTATAATATGCCAGCTAGGAGAAAATTCTTAAAATCTGATATGGCAGAAGCTAATAAAATTAGTAAGCTGATGTATGCCTTTGCAATTGGTTATAAAAATATTTCTTTTAAATACATCAAGGATGATAGAATTCAGTTTCAATCAAATCCGAATTTAAATTTAAAGTTAAAAATATCTGACCTCTTAGATAATCTCTTAGAGGAAAATCTCATTGAATTACACGCTAAAAATTCATCTTATAAGATAACAGGAGAGATAGGTCTTCCTAATTATTACAGGGGCAATAGGTCTATGCAATATATTTTTGTGAATGATAGACTAGTTGAAGATGAGGAAATAACAAAAATTATAGAAGACCAATATCAAGGACTTATTCCTCAAGGCAGATTTCCTGCTTTCTTTATCTTTATTTACACCGATCCCAAAAATATTGATGTAAATATCCATCCTAATAAGAAATTAGTTAAGTATTCATATGAAGATGAGCTTCTAGAATTGATTATTGATAATGTTAAAAATTTACTTAAAGCAAAGCAAGAGATTCAATCAATTAATATCAAGGAAAATAAAAAGGATGAATTTTTAGACTTTACTGATTATAAAGCTATCTTAGATAAGTATTCTCCAACAAATACGCTTGTCAGGGAAGACGAAGAGGCCTATGATAATGAAATAGAAGCAAAAAATTCAAATTTTTTTGACAGTAATAAAGAATTTGATTTTGAGTTTTTAAAAGAAGATGAAAAAGTAAATGAAGACTCTTTTGTAGAAGATATAGAAATACCAACATATAAGACATCTATTTTCAGAAGATATTCTATATTTGAAGATCAGGACAGGGTATTTATACTAGATCATAGAAAAGCTCAAGAAAAAATCAAAATGAGTGAATTCCTCAAAGATTTTAAAGCTAATAAAGTTGCGAGTCAATTATTATTAGAGCCTATTAGGATGCATTTAAATAAGATAGATGTTGAAAGATTTGAAACTAAACACAGTCTTTTTCAAAGATTAGGTTTTGATGTAGAGTTAATCTCTGAAAATTCTATACTTATAAGAGAAATCCCAATGATTTTCAATCAACCAGAAAACGATAAATTTTTCTACGAAATTTTAGACTTGGACAATAATATTAGTGATGAACTAATTACTAGTAGATTAAGAAAATTAGTCAAAAGTCTTTCCTTTAGAAAGGGTTATACTATCAACAAAAACGAAGCAATCGAGCTTTATAAAAATCTAATGAAAGAAGAAAATCCTTACAACACCTATGATGGTAATGCCACCATTATCTCATTAGAAGATAAAGATTTGGAGAAATATTTTGAAAGATAA
- the miaA gene encoding tRNA (adenosine(37)-N6)-dimethylallyltransferase MiaA, with translation MKDKIIIITGPTASGKSDIAISIAKKINGQILSADSQQVYRGMDIGTNKVSDPFVVDHHLLNLVDPDDEFTVENFRKDASDIISKLNSRHIMPIITGGTGFYIDSLLFEMNYGQVKKDSRIRNKLESLAEINGNDYLYNKLMEIDPNTAEKYHPNELNRIIRALEIYEITGEKPSEKRTGERVLNKNIDPILFFLNYNDRQILYDRINDRVIEMINQGLVEEFKYIVENFNLDENSQSMAAIGYKEIFPYIRGEISLDEMINLIQRNTRRYAKRQITWMKKYLNYPFTREIIMDDLSKDDATMIIEDLIKDIYEF, from the coding sequence TTGAAAGATAAAATAATTATAATTACCGGGCCCACAGCAAGTGGGAAAAGTGATATAGCTATAAGTATCGCTAAAAAAATCAATGGCCAAATTTTATCCGCTGATAGCCAACAAGTTTATAGAGGGATGGATATTGGTACCAACAAGGTAAGTGACCCATTTGTAGTTGACCATCATCTCTTAAATTTAGTTGATCCTGACGATGAATTTACTGTTGAAAATTTTAGAAAAGATGCATCGGATATTATTTCTAAATTAAATTCAAGACATATTATGCCAATCATTACTGGTGGGACTGGCTTTTATATAGATTCACTACTTTTTGAAATGAACTATGGCCAAGTAAAAAAAGATTCTAGGATAAGAAATAAGTTGGAGTCACTAGCTGAAATTAACGGAAATGACTACTTATATAATAAGCTTATGGAAATTGATCCAAATACAGCCGAAAAATATCATCCAAATGAATTAAATAGAATTATAAGGGCTCTTGAAATATATGAAATTACAGGCGAAAAACCATCAGAAAAACGTACAGGTGAGAGAGTCTTAAATAAAAATATTGATCCTATATTATTTTTTCTAAACTACAATGATCGACAAATATTATATGATAGGATAAATGATAGGGTAATTGAAATGATAAACCAAGGCCTAGTAGAAGAATTTAAGTATATAGTAGAGAATTTTAATCTAGATGAAAATTCTCAATCTATGGCCGCTATTGGTTATAAAGAAATTTTCCCTTATATAAGAGGTGAAATCAGTCTTGATGAAATGATTAATCTTATCCAAAGAAACACTAGAAGGTATGCTAAAAGACAAATCACTTGGATGAAAAAATACCTAAATTATCCATTTACACGAGAAATAATAATGGATGACCTAAGTAAAGATGATGCAACAATGATAATAGAAGATTTAATAAAGGATATATATGAATTTTAA
- a CDS encoding methionine gamma-lyase family protein: protein MNFNEVYNNYNIDDRYDDLIRESEKELSELFRLHEEISEFNQLKVMKAFNENSLRSSDFFTATGYGYADTGRDTLEAIFSSIFKAEDSLVRPSIVSGTHALSIVLFSLLNYGDKLLSITDDPYDTMQQVIGIAGDKKGTLIEKGVLYDKLDLDSDNKIQYDKIKEKIDENTKVILIQRSTGYTQRRAFTIDEIEKAVKEIRKVSKDVIIFIDNCYGEFTETKEPIEIGADIVAGSLIKNLGGGLAVTGGYISGRKDLIEYCANTLTAPGIGKDEGLSFGTNRLVVEGLYFAPHVVKEALKVALLFASVFNKLGYEVTPKLDDPRSDVILAIKLKDPEKLKTFCKAIQEACSVDSTFVPEAYPMPGYEDPVIMAAGGFVEGATSELSADGPLREPYMAYLQGGLNYYHGKLALKIVLNRFSKNNFL, encoded by the coding sequence ATGAATTTTAATGAAGTTTACAATAATTATAATATCGATGATAGGTATGATGACCTTATAAGAGAGTCTGAAAAAGAATTGTCTGAATTATTCAGACTCCATGAAGAAATTTCAGAATTTAATCAATTAAAGGTTATGAAAGCCTTTAACGAGAATTCTCTCCGATCATCGGACTTTTTTACCGCCACTGGTTATGGCTATGCAGATACAGGTAGAGATACATTAGAGGCAATATTTTCTTCAATATTTAAAGCGGAAGATAGCCTTGTAAGGCCTTCTATTGTATCAGGGACTCATGCCTTATCAATCGTTCTATTTTCCTTATTAAACTATGGAGATAAACTCTTATCAATAACTGATGATCCATATGATACAATGCAGCAAGTTATAGGTATAGCTGGGGATAAAAAAGGAACCTTGATAGAAAAAGGCGTCCTTTATGACAAGTTGGATCTTGATTCTGATAATAAAATCCAATACGATAAAATTAAAGAAAAAATTGATGAGAATACCAAAGTCATTCTAATTCAAAGATCAACAGGTTACACACAAAGAAGAGCCTTTACTATAGATGAAATCGAAAAAGCTGTAAAAGAAATTAGAAAGGTTTCAAAAGATGTAATTATTTTTATAGATAACTGCTACGGTGAATTTACCGAGACAAAGGAACCTATAGAGATAGGAGCCGATATCGTAGCGGGATCTCTAATTAAAAATCTTGGCGGTGGCCTTGCTGTTACAGGTGGATATATTAGTGGTAGAAAAGACCTTATAGAATATTGCGCTAATACCCTAACAGCTCCAGGAATTGGAAAAGATGAGGGATTAAGTTTTGGTACAAATAGATTGGTAGTTGAAGGACTTTACTTTGCTCCACACGTAGTTAAAGAGGCTTTAAAAGTAGCCCTATTATTCGCAAGTGTCTTTAACAAACTAGGATATGAAGTAACACCAAAACTTGATGATCCAAGGTCTGATGTCATTCTTGCCATAAAATTAAAAGATCCAGAAAAATTAAAAACTTTCTGTAAGGCAATACAAGAAGCGTGCTCTGTTGATTCAACCTTCGTACCTGAAGCTTATCCAATGCCAGGATATGAAGATCCTGTAATTATGGCGGCAGGGGGCTTTGTAGAAGGGGCAACTTCAGAATTATCCGCCGATGGACCATTAAGAGAACCATATATGGCTTACCTCCAAGGTGGTCTTAACTATTACCATGGAAAACTTGCTTTAAAGATAGTTTTAAATAGATTTTCTAAAAACAACTTCTTATAA